The following proteins are co-located in the Polymorphospora rubra genome:
- a CDS encoding TerD family protein, with product MAQVLVKGQNAPLTVARLRVTVETPGPADLSALLLTDSGRVRTDADFVFYNQPDGPGVSCRPVAGQPECVEVDLGAVPADVGKVLVAVSVDASAPTLGAGPEPVARISGADGVAVATFVVTGLDSERAVIAWEFYRRAGAWKIRAVGQGYAGGLAELAAACGVQVEEEPAPAVPVPVTTASPVAAGTGAPPAQPPAPPAQPPRPQATAPAQPASSWPADRAKPPQPAPTPVGGPPPERLYQQVWSIFEDAARSTSALRSATEYAEQRRDDEVGRLLDDPRARNSPETAAARAAADRRHDELVARATADHRRDVAQLSAELRELDGTLPPTMARWDSPAWRGWQPPDETAVALRVGELHLPEDPDLRIPLMFRLPLARPLWIDAAGTDRAAATALARSIIARLLAAHPAGGLGVCVADLAGGGAAVRGLRAGPLAAPPATTPAELAELLDNLVSRVDLIQMALRSGDTALPPGLLDGGRRLLVLHDFPFGFDERSIAQIQYLINDGPGAGVNLLLVADPADSSTLGPLVSSLWRSMSRLAAVPDDHVGDPWVGLSWTFTPDPVGSGAALDAVLDRLADGR from the coding sequence GCCGGACGGGCCGGGAGTGTCGTGCCGGCCCGTCGCCGGGCAACCGGAGTGCGTCGAGGTCGACCTCGGCGCCGTACCGGCCGACGTGGGCAAGGTCCTGGTGGCGGTCAGTGTCGACGCCTCGGCGCCGACGCTCGGCGCCGGCCCGGAGCCGGTCGCCCGGATCAGCGGCGCCGACGGGGTGGCGGTCGCGACGTTCGTCGTCACCGGCCTCGACTCCGAACGGGCCGTCATCGCCTGGGAGTTCTACCGCCGGGCCGGCGCCTGGAAGATCCGGGCCGTCGGACAGGGCTACGCCGGCGGGTTGGCGGAGCTGGCGGCGGCGTGCGGCGTACAGGTCGAGGAGGAGCCGGCGCCGGCGGTGCCCGTACCGGTGACGACCGCCAGCCCGGTCGCGGCCGGCACCGGCGCGCCGCCGGCACAACCACCGGCGCCGCCCGCGCAGCCGCCCCGTCCGCAGGCGACGGCGCCCGCCCAGCCGGCGTCGTCGTGGCCGGCCGACCGGGCCAAGCCGCCGCAACCGGCGCCGACGCCGGTCGGCGGGCCGCCTCCGGAGCGGCTCTACCAGCAGGTGTGGAGCATCTTCGAGGACGCCGCCCGCAGCACCTCGGCGCTGCGGTCGGCGACCGAGTACGCCGAGCAGCGCCGCGACGACGAGGTCGGCCGACTGCTCGACGACCCGCGGGCCCGTAACTCGCCGGAGACCGCGGCGGCGCGGGCGGCGGCCGACCGCCGGCACGACGAACTGGTCGCCCGGGCGACCGCCGACCACCGGCGGGACGTGGCCCAGCTCAGCGCCGAACTGCGCGAACTGGACGGCACCCTGCCACCGACGATGGCCCGCTGGGACAGCCCGGCGTGGCGGGGCTGGCAGCCACCGGACGAGACGGCGGTGGCACTGCGGGTCGGTGAACTGCACCTGCCCGAAGACCCCGACCTGCGGATTCCGCTGATGTTCCGGCTGCCGCTGGCGAGACCGCTGTGGATCGACGCCGCCGGCACCGACCGGGCGGCGGCGACCGCGCTGGCCCGGTCGATCATCGCCCGGCTGCTCGCCGCCCACCCGGCCGGCGGCCTCGGCGTCTGCGTGGCCGACCTGGCCGGCGGCGGGGCAGCCGTACGCGGCCTGCGCGCCGGCCCGCTGGCCGCACCGCCGGCCACCACCCCCGCCGAACTGGCCGAACTGCTCGACAACCTGGTCTCCCGGGTCGACCTGATCCAGATGGCGCTGCGGTCCGGCGACACGGCTCTGCCGCCGGGGCTGCTCGACGGCGGCCGCCGGCTGCTGGTGCTGCACGACTTCCCGTTCGGCTTCGACGAGCGGTCGATCGCGCAGATCCAGTACCTGATCAACGACGGTCCGGGCGCGGGGGTCAACCTGCTCCTGGTCGCCGACCCGGCCGACTCGTCGACGCTCGGACCACTGGTGTCCTCGCTGTGGCGGTCGATGTCACGGCTGGCCGCCGTACCCGACGACCACGTCGGCGACCCCTGGGTGGGGCTGTCGTGGACGTTCACACCCGATCCGGTCGGATCCGGTGCGGCGCTCGACGCCGTACTCGACCGGTTGGCCGATGGACGCTGA
- a CDS encoding TerD family protein — protein sequence MSQAFTRGQKSPLSALTAGTDLYVGIQLVSPGLTWDISCFGLDAADKLSDDSYFIFFNQPKSPEGAIQKLGEQSGDTDSFRVTLDRVPDKIHKLSFCAAIEGSGSASQIQSGYLRLVAGGQEVLRYSFTGADFGTERAIIITDLYRKGVWRVGAVGQGFAGGLADLIRSYGGEVDDEPAPPPAAAPSFAPPQQPAPSFAPPPQQPAPSFAPPPQQHAAPAHTGFTPPPPPPPPPGYHQQPGQSFPPPQQPGYPPQQPGHPPQPGIPQQQPGYAQQPGQFGPGLPSQAQPVQPGVMVSLQKYRETATTGRWTQQNKKLVKVTLGPEAYARRGSMVAYQGDIEFAYKGSGGLKAFFENAATGQGLKLMTCKGQGEVFLAEDAADLHIVELQGHSLCVNANNVLAFDASLQTQVQRIESPGIPGGGMFHLVVSGQGTVVVMTKGTPLTLQCQGPTFADMNAVVAWTAGMRVSVSTQVRISREIYPGASGESVALQFMGLQGHFVVVQPYEV from the coding sequence GTGTCTCAGGCATTCACGCGGGGTCAGAAGAGCCCATTGTCGGCACTGACCGCGGGAACCGACCTATACGTCGGTATCCAACTGGTCTCACCGGGCCTGACCTGGGACATTTCGTGTTTCGGTCTGGACGCCGCCGACAAGCTCTCCGACGACTCCTACTTCATCTTCTTCAACCAGCCGAAGTCGCCCGAGGGGGCGATCCAGAAGCTGGGCGAGCAGTCGGGCGACACCGACTCGTTCCGGGTGACCCTCGACCGGGTCCCCGACAAGATCCACAAGCTGTCGTTCTGCGCGGCGATCGAGGGCTCCGGCAGCGCCAGCCAGATCCAGTCCGGCTACCTGCGACTCGTCGCCGGCGGCCAGGAGGTGCTGCGCTACAGCTTCACCGGCGCCGACTTCGGCACCGAGCGGGCCATCATCATCACCGATCTCTACCGCAAGGGCGTCTGGCGGGTCGGCGCGGTCGGTCAGGGCTTCGCCGGCGGACTCGCCGACCTGATCCGCTCGTACGGCGGCGAGGTCGACGACGAGCCCGCCCCGCCGCCGGCGGCGGCGCCCTCGTTCGCGCCACCGCAGCAGCCGGCACCGTCGTTCGCCCCGCCGCCCCAGCAGCCGGCACCGTCGTTCGCGCCACCGCCCCAGCAGCACGCCGCCCCGGCGCACACCGGCTTCACCCCGCCGCCACCTCCGCCGCCCCCGCCCGGCTACCACCAGCAGCCCGGGCAGAGCTTCCCGCCGCCGCAGCAGCCGGGCTACCCGCCCCAACAGCCCGGCCACCCACCGCAGCCGGGCATCCCGCAGCAGCAGCCCGGCTACGCGCAGCAGCCCGGCCAGTTCGGCCCCGGCCTGCCGTCGCAGGCCCAGCCGGTGCAGCCCGGTGTCATGGTCAGCCTCCAGAAATACCGGGAGACGGCGACCACCGGCCGGTGGACCCAGCAGAACAAGAAGCTGGTCAAGGTGACCCTCGGCCCCGAGGCGTACGCCCGGCGCGGCTCGATGGTCGCCTACCAGGGCGACATCGAGTTCGCCTACAAGGGCTCCGGCGGGCTCAAGGCGTTCTTCGAGAACGCGGCGACCGGGCAGGGCCTGAAGCTGATGACCTGCAAGGGCCAGGGCGAGGTGTTCCTCGCCGAGGACGCCGCCGACCTGCACATCGTCGAGTTGCAGGGCCACTCGCTGTGCGTCAACGCCAACAACGTGCTGGCCTTCGACGCCAGCCTCCAGACGCAGGTGCAGCGCATCGAGAGCCCCGGCATCCCCGGCGGCGGGATGTTCCACCTGGTGGTGTCCGGCCAGGGCACGGTCGTGGTGATGACCAAGGGAACGCCGCTGACCCTCCAGTGTCAGGGCCCGACCTTCGCCGACATGAACGCGGTCGTCGCCTGGACGGCGGGGATGCGGGTGTCGGTGTCCACCCAGGTACGGATCTCCCGCGAGATCTACCCGGGCGCCAGCGGCGAGTCCGTCGCACTGCAGTTCATGGGCCTCCAGGGCCACTTTGTCGTAGTTCAGCCGTACGAGGTCTGA
- a CDS encoding AIM24 family protein, producing the protein MQSPLLQHYGQTQIRDRMSTHGYKMAKVMMAPGQDLMARSGSMVAYEGLIDFNPNPPQLGQMARSWATGEGVPLMVATGQGELYLADYGKDVIVLQLAGEALSVNGKNILAFDASLQWGIERVKGVSMLSGMGMFNVVLRGHGWVALTSKGTPVVLDTREAPTFVDTDALVAFTEGLSVQPRRTARLGGLFGRGSGEAFQLGFSGQGFVMVQPSEDERPNFSARG; encoded by the coding sequence GTGCAGAGTCCGTTGCTCCAGCACTATGGGCAGACGCAGATCCGGGACCGGATGAGCACCCACGGCTACAAGATGGCCAAGGTGATGATGGCGCCCGGGCAGGATCTGATGGCCCGCTCCGGCTCCATGGTGGCGTACGAGGGTCTGATCGACTTCAACCCCAACCCACCGCAGTTGGGCCAGATGGCGCGCTCGTGGGCGACCGGTGAGGGCGTACCGCTGATGGTCGCGACCGGTCAGGGCGAGCTCTACCTGGCCGACTACGGCAAGGACGTGATCGTCCTCCAGTTGGCCGGTGAGGCGCTCAGCGTCAACGGCAAGAACATCCTCGCCTTCGACGCCTCCCTCCAGTGGGGCATCGAGCGGGTGAAGGGCGTCAGCATGCTCTCCGGCATGGGCATGTTCAACGTCGTGCTGCGCGGCCACGGCTGGGTGGCACTGACCAGCAAGGGCACCCCGGTGGTCCTCGACACCCGGGAGGCGCCGACCTTCGTCGACACCGACGCGCTGGTGGCCTTCACCGAGGGGCTCAGCGTCCAGCCGAGGCGCACCGCCCGGCTGGGCGGTCTCTTCGGACGTGGTTCCGGCGAGGCGTTCCAGTTGGGGTTCTCCGGGCAGGGCTTCGTCATGGTCCAGCCGAGCGAGGACGAGCGCCCCAACTTCTCGGCCCGGGGCTGA
- a CDS encoding AIM24 family protein, with product MYQSSLLTNTEVGGTDKFVLQNTKMLKANLGQQSGMTEFFARKGAMIAYQGGVNFDGHHEHWGAHISRYMTGEGLNLMKVSGSGSVFLANQAQDIHILDLTGDGLTVDGENVLAFEKQLRWDVVRIESQVNIASAGSYNIELTGHGKVAVTTTGEPLVMRVTPSNYYFADADAVIAWSSSLQVSMQAAVTSSSVWRPRGNTGESWQMQFSGEGMVVVQPAELMPPYNALAGTDMAGRFGMGQGGMAGNNFFGGR from the coding sequence ATGTACCAGAGCAGCCTGCTGACCAACACCGAAGTCGGCGGCACCGACAAGTTCGTGCTCCAGAACACCAAGATGCTCAAGGCCAACCTCGGCCAGCAGAGCGGGATGACGGAGTTCTTCGCCCGCAAGGGCGCGATGATCGCCTACCAGGGCGGCGTCAACTTCGACGGGCACCACGAGCACTGGGGCGCCCACATCTCGCGCTACATGACCGGCGAGGGCCTCAACCTGATGAAGGTGTCCGGCTCCGGGAGCGTCTTCCTGGCCAACCAGGCGCAGGACATCCACATCCTCGACCTGACCGGTGACGGGCTGACCGTCGACGGCGAGAACGTGCTCGCGTTCGAGAAGCAGTTGCGGTGGGACGTGGTCCGCATCGAGTCGCAGGTGAACATCGCCAGCGCCGGCTCGTACAACATCGAACTGACCGGGCACGGCAAGGTCGCCGTCACCACCACCGGCGAACCGCTGGTGATGCGGGTGACGCCCAGCAACTACTACTTCGCCGACGCCGACGCGGTGATCGCCTGGTCGTCGAGCCTCCAGGTCAGCATGCAGGCGGCGGTCACCTCGTCGTCGGTGTGGCGCCCTCGGGGCAACACCGGCGAGAGCTGGCAGATGCAGTTCAGCGGCGAGGGCATGGTGGTCGTGCAGCCGGCGGAGCTGATGCCGCCGTACAACGCGCTCGCCGGCACGGACATGGCCGGCCGCTTCGGCATGGGCCAGGGCGGCATGGCCGGCAACAACTTCTTCGGCGGCCGCTGA